Below is a genomic region from Mycolicibacter hiberniae.
AGGCTGAATCCTCCTCGGACCAGTGATAATTATCATTTACTCTCAGCGGAAACGACGTTATCACTCTGACTGCCCAACATCCACATCCTGGCCGAATCAGCCCTCCGACCAGGCAGTCATCACGTCTTCGGTGCAGGTCACGGTCGCCAGCAGCGCCAGGGTGTTATCGATGACCGCCTCGGCGTATTCGCTGGGGTAGCCCGCGACCGCGTCGCGGGGGAGTACGAATTGATAGCTTCGGTTCACGGCGTCCATCACAAAGTTGGTTATCGCCACATTCACCGAAACGCCGACGCCGACAATGGTTGTGATGCCCATGTTGCGTAACACGGAGTCGAGGTCGGTGCCCGTCATGGGGCTGAGACCGTGGGTGCGGGTGAGCACCAGATCGGACTCGTGTGGGCCGAGCCCCGGCAGCAGTGACGCCCCGGCGCTGCCGGGGGTCAGGTCCGCGCCGAAAGAACTTCCGGCTGCGAACAGTCGGGCATTCGAATTGGACCCGCGACCGTCGGTCCGGCGCTGGATCAGGCAATGTACGACGGCGACGCCCGCTGCGCGGGCCGCCGGCAGCAGCTTGGTGATGTTCGGGATCGCCTCTTGCTCCGCCTCCCGGGCCAGCATCGGCAATCCGGCCTGGGGGCCGATCACACCGCCCTGGCACTCCTGGGTGACCAGGGCGGTGGTGCTCGGCGAGATGAGGTCACGAAGGCTGGGTCGAGGCATGAGAACACACGTTATCGTCTGAGCCAGGGCGTTTTCTAGAGGAGAGTCGATGCACCAGTGGGAACTGTTGGTCCGGGAGTCGGTGCGGCAGACACTGGCTGACTACACAGCGGCGACGGATCGTTTCGATCTGCATGCCCTCGCCGCGTGTTTCGCGCTCGAGGGCGTATTGGAGTTCACCGGTGCAGACGAGCCGCTTGTCGGGCCCCCGGCGATCGAGGCCGGCCTGGCCGCAGCGATGAGCCCGCGCGATGCGGCGCGCCGGACCCCGACATTTGTGCGACATCACGTATCCAGCATCAGATTCGGACTCGTCAACGCCGGGCGGGCCGAGGTGAGCAGCTACTTCGCGGTGCACACCGACATCGGGCTGGACCACTGGGGCAGGTACCGCGACGTGTTGGTACCCGAGAACGGCGTTTGGTTGTTCGCCCAGCGCCGGATCTCGGTGGACGCCTTCGCCGCGAACAGTCTGATGGCGGTGTGAGCAGGTATTCACGCGCTGACGAATTCCTTGGCGAAGGTCTGCGCGCGCTCGACGTATTCGTCGCGGTCATCGCCGGAGGGTGCGACGGTCAGCCACGTGACGCCGGCAGCGGCCAGGCGGTCGATCAGGTCGTGTCGTTCATCGGCAGACCGGTCCTCGTCCAGCATGTTTCCCGCCGAGAAGCAGATGTCCAAGGGGGCGCTACGGCCTACCTCGGCGGCGTAACCTCTGGCCCATGCGATCGCCGATTCCAGTTCCTCCACGGTGGAGATCTCGGCGGTACGAGACGCGGTGGCATAGCCGAAGGTGTTGAACGGCGCCCACCCCTGGCCCCGGTTGATCGCACGCCGAACCGCAGGCTTGCTGTTGCCGCCGATCCATACCGGTGGCCGGGTCGCCTCCGGGCGTAGCCGCACCCCGCGGGCGGCAAAGGACGTGCCGACGTAAGCGACGTCGTCACCGCTGAGTACCTGATCCAGCACGTCCAGCGCCTCATCGAGCAGTGCGCCGCGTTGGTCGAAGTCCACACCGAGCGCCCGGAACTCGGGTTTCAGATAGCCGGCCGCCGTGCCGAGGATGAGTCGGCCGCCGGACAGTACCTGGAGGCTGTGGATGGATTTGGCGCCGAGAAAGGGATTGCGGTACCCGGCGATGTAGACATTGGTGAGCAGCCGCAACGATGTCGTCGCGGCGGCCGCGAACGACAGGGCGACGAAGGGGTCCAGCGCGTGGTGCCCGCCGTGGTCAAGCCATTTGGCATCCGGGGCGGGGTGGTCGGTGACATGCACCGCCGCATATCCCGCGGCCTCGGCAAGGCGTGCGATATCGGCGATGGCCGAAGCGGTGATGAACTCATCCGTGCGATCGACGCGCTGGGTCGGCAGCTCCAGCGAAAAGGAAATCGTCAAGGGTGTCCTCCTGTCAGGCGGGTGTTGTGGTGACCAGTTCGCCGAGCCGTAGCGCGTGATGGTCGGGGTCGCCGAACATCAGCGAACTGGACTTGGCTCGCCGTACATAGAGATGCGCGTCGTGTTCCCAGGTGAAGCCCAGGCCGCCGTGGACTCGCATATTGTCGAGTGCCACCTGAGTAAACGTTTCGGAGGCAGTCAGTTTCGCCACCGATGCGGCAACGGCGAGTTCGTCCGGATCGGTCAACGCCGCCGCGTGCGCGACAGCTGAACGGGCGCCCTCGACGAGCACCAGCATGTCGGCGCACCGGTGTTTGACGGCCTGGAAGCTGCCGATCGGGCGACCGAATTGAATCCGGTCTTTGGCGTACCCGACGGCGGTGTCCAGGCAGCGCGCCGCACCACCGAGCTGCTCGGCCGCCAGCAGCATCGTGGCGACGTCGGCGACCAGGGCCAGTCCGGGCCCGGCGGCGCCGGGACGGCCGACCGGTCGGGCAGGTGCGCCGTCGAAGTGGAGGTGGCCGATCCGGCGGGTGCGGTCCAGTCCGGCAAGAGGGCGGCGGAACAGACCTTCCGCGCGTCCGTCGACGGCGAACAACGAGGTACCGGCCTCGCAGTCGGCGGCGACCAGCACGACGTCAGCGGTATGGCCGTCGAGAACCATCGGAGCATCGCCGTAAACGGTGTAGCCCACGCGGTCGTCTCCGCGGGCGGTCACTGCGATTGCCGACTCATCCCACGGGCCGAGTCGACCGTTGAGGACCAAGGTCGCGGTGGCCGAACCATCGGCGAGGGGTGGGACGAACTCGGCGATGGCGTCGTCGTCGGCGCTGCCGAGGATGGCGGGGATGGCCAGTGCCACCGTGGCGAAGAACGGCGCGCACAACAGGGCCGCGCCCATCTCCTCGAACACCACGGCCAGTTCGGCGTTGCCGGCGCCGGCGCCACCGAACCGCTCGGGGACCGCTATCCCGTGCAGCCCCAGCTCGGAGGCCATCCGGTGCCACGCGGTCGCGTCATAGCCGGTGTCGCTGTCGATCAAGCTTCTGACTGCGGCGCTGTCGGAAGTGGCGGCCAGGAACCCGCGGACGGCCTGCCGTAGTTCATCCTGCGCTGCGGTCATGGCCTCCCTCACTGTGGACAACCTCGATATAGGCATGGCCGGTTAAGGATAGTATCCTTTCTTAAAACAGAGAATAGTGATTCTCTTGAAGGGAGACGGCCGGTGACGGCGCAACTCGACTACGGGATCTTCGACTGCGATACCCATTGCTATGAAACACGCGATGCGTTTACGCGCTACTTGCCCACGGAGTTTCGCGACCGGGCCATCGCGCCGGTACGGGGCGCCGACGGCAAGGAGAGCATTCTCGCCGGGCACCGGATCGCCACCTTCAACAGTGAGGCGGGATTGGGATTCGATCTGGCCTACCGGCCGGGCTCGCTCAAAGAGATGCTCAAACAGATGGGCTCGGGAAACCCCGATGAGACCTACGAGCCGCAGCCCATGCAGCCGGAATGGCTGGAACGGGAACCGCGGCTGCGGGTGATGGCGGAGCAGAACGTCGAGCGCGCGGTCATCTTCCCGGCGGGTATGGCCTTGGCGGCCGAACACTATGTGGACGACACCGCTGCGCTCTATGCCAATATCCGCTCCTTCAACCGCTGGTTCGATGAGACCTGGGGCTTCAACCATCAGGACAAGATCTACGCCACCGCACTGCTTTCGCTGCGCGACCTTGATTCGGCTATCGCCGAGACAGAGGCGATCATCGAGCAGGGGGTCAAGCTGGTGTTGCTGCCGACCGGCCCGGCCTACGGACGCTCACCGGGGGATCCGTACTTCGACCCGATCTACGCTCGGCTTCAGGAGGCGGGCGCCACCCTGGTCTTCCATATCCAGCCGTTCTGGTATTTCACCGCGATCTCGCCCGCCTGGGGGCACACCGCCGACCCGGCGGCCTGGCACATGTCGGCCTGGCAGTGGATGAACGTCTACGGTCAGCGGCCCATCGAGGACACGTTGTCGGCACTGATCTTCGACAACCTCTTCGGGCGCTTTCCCGGGCTCAACGTTCTGGTCGCCGAGCACGGAGCGGAATGGGTGCCCCAGTTCCTGATCCACATGGACAAGAGCCGGGGCATGGGACGCAACGGACCGTGGATCGGTGGCAAGCTCACCGAGCGTCCCTCGGAGATATTCCGCCGTCATGTGGGCGTCGTGCCCTATCCCGAGGATGACATCCCCGCCATCGTCGACCGGCTCGGTTACGACGAATGCCTGCTGATGGGGTCGGACTACCCCCATGCCGAGGGCCTGGCCGAACCGGCCGACTTCGTCAAGCTGCTCGACCCGCTCGACGATGCGGCCAAGCGGCGGATCATGCGGGACAACGCCGACGCGCTGCTGCGCCGGAGCTAGCCTGCGGTGCCGACCGACGACGAACTCGGGGTCGACCTCGATTTCCTTCGTGCCTCCGCGCGCGCCTTCCTGGCCGAACGCGGCGAGAAGGACTCCGTCGAGGAGCTGGCCCGGATGGACTGGACCGGCCTGCTCGTCGACGAGGCCCACGGCGGCGTGGGTTGGCGTCCCGTGGAGGCAGCCGTCGTCGCCGAGGAAATCGGTCGTGCCGGCGACCGCAGCGCGTGGTTGGGCAGCGTGGTGGCCGCAGCCGCACTCGCCACGGCTCCCGACGCCGTCCGGCGGCGCCTGCTACCCGGTGTGCTCGACGGATCCGTCACCGCCGCGGTGGCGCTGCGGACCGCAGGGGCCGGGGCGGTCCGAGTGGCCCGGGTGGACCGCAGCGAGATCCTGATGCTCTTGGCCGACGAGGGGATCGAACTCATCGACGATCTCGATGCGCTGCCGCGATACGACGACGCGGATCTGCTCGACGTGCATCGGCCCGTGCACCGGGTGGACGTCAGCGCTGCCTCGAAACGCGATATCGGTACGGCCGGGCGGTCCGCGGCGCTGCGCGGGGTGGCCCGGCTGCTCGTCAGTGCCGACTCCATCGGTGCGCTCGCGGCCACTTTCGACCGCCTGGTCAGCTATCTGAACGACCGGACCGCCTTCGGCGCGCGCATCGCCAGCTTTCAGGCCGTACAGCACCGTCTGGTGGATCTGCTGGTGCTTCAAGTCAAATCCCGCGCGATCGTCATGAAGGCCATGCGGGCGGTGGCCGTGAACGATCCGCGCGCCGCAGTGCTGACCGCGGCCGCCCATGCCTTCGTGACTGCCAACACGACCGCCGCGGTCGATGAATGCATGCAGCTGTCCGGCGGGATCGGCTTCACCTGGGAGTACCCGCTGCACCATGAGCTGCGCCGGGTCTTCGGCAACGCGCAGCTGTTCGGCACCGCCCGATCGAGCCACCGCGAACTGGGGGAGGTGGCGGGCTGGTGACCACCACGGCTGTTCGGCCCAGCGCTGAGTCATTGGCGGCGTTTCGTTCTGCGGTAAGGAAATTCATCGCCCAAAACGCGCCCGACGTGCGCGCCCGAGAAGGGCACCGAGCGCCGGTCGATGCTGCCCAGGAAGCGCTGCTGCGCAGCTGGTTCGCGGCCCTGTTCGACGCCGGATTCGTGGGTGCGGACTGGCCCGTGGAATACGGGGGCCGGGCCGATTTCCACCCCCTGCACGATCGCATCGTCAGCGAGGAGATTCTGCGCGCCCGGGCGCCGCGGCCCGTCGACCAGGTCAATCTCGCCGCACACGTACTACTGCATTACGGATCGCCGGAACAGAAGCAGACACTGCTGCCCCCCATCCGCAGCAGTGAGCACGTCTGGTGCCAGCTGTTGAGCGAGCCCGATGCGGGTAGCGATATCGCCGCCGTGCGGTGCCGCGGAGCGCAGCAGGCCGACGGCAGCTGGGAACTGCACGGCCAGAAGACCTGGATCACCGACGGGCACTGGGCGGATATGGGTCTGGCGCTGGTCCGCACCGATCCGTCGTCATCGCGTCACCACGGACTGTCGGTCTTTGCGGTCCCCCTCACCGCGGCCGGTGTCGAGGTGCGCCCTATTCGCACAGTCGGTGACGCCATCGAGGTGAACGAGGTCTTCCTCAACGGGGTCAGACTGTCGGCCGACAGTGTGGTCGGGGAGCCGGGCCAGGGCTGGTCGATCATCATGACCGGTCTGGACTTCGAACGGTTCGGCATCGGCGGTAACGTCATCTTGCTCGAACTGCTCATCGATGACCTGATCATGCTGGCCAAAGCCGGCACAGTGGGAGGTGTTCCCGCTCTGCAATGCGCCGACATTCGTCACAGATTGTCCGAACTCGCCGTCGAGGTCGAGGTGGCAAAAGCGTTCATCGATGATCACGTGGAGCGCATGATCGTCGGTGCCGACGAGGTCGGAGACGGTTCGATCGCCAAGCTGAGCTTCGCTGAGACCTATCATCGGGTATCTGCTTACGGCGCTGAGTTGGCGGCTGCCACCGAACTCGACCCATCGAGCGATTCGGCCGCCCACGGCGCCAAACAACGTCTGCGCGAATGTTGGCTGTGGTCAAGGGCGTACACCATATCCGGTGGTAGCTCGGAGATCATGCGCAATATTCTCGCCAAGCGCCGGCTGATGTTGCCGAGCCGGTGACAACGTTTTGGGGCCTGGTGGAGACCGCGGCCAGCCGGCATCCCGACCGGGTAGTGCTGATCGATGATTACGGTCGCAGCCTGACCAACGCGCAGCTGCGCGCCGCGGCACTGGGCACGGCCGCCGCCCTCACGCAGCGCGGGGTGTCCGCCGAAACCGTCGTGTCCTGGCAGTTGCCGACCACCCTGGAGACGATGGTCGTGATGGTGGCGCTGGCCCGGTTGGGTGCTGTTCAGAACCCCGTGCTGCCGATCTGGCGTTCCAGCGAGTTGGGTTTCGTGACTGCGCAGCTCGGTACCGAGGTGTTGATCATCCCCGGGGTGTGGCGGGGTTTCGACCACCGGGCACTGGCCGGTGAACTCAGCCGAGAACGGAACATGTCCGTGGTGGTCATCGACCACGAGATGCCGCTCACCGCCGGCCTGAGACTACCGGCGGGAGATCCGGCGGTACTCGGGCCGCCACCGCATTCGGCGGAATGCCCTCGCTGGGTCTATTACTCTTCGGGAACAACCGCCGCTCCCAAGGGCATTCGGCATTGTGATCGCTCGGTCATCGCCGGGGCGGCCGGCGTGATCAAGATGGTGGGCGCGTCCAGCGGAGATGTCAACCCGATCGCTTTCCCGATCTCGCACATCGGCGGTGCCGCGATGTTGGCCGCCGCTCTGTTGACCGGTATGCGGCTGGTCCTGTTCGACGTCTTCGACCCGACCGACACTCCCCGGGCGATGGCCGCCCACGGGGCGACCCTGCTGGGATCGGCCACCCCCTTCTTTGCGGCATTCATCGCCGCCCAGCGGGCGAACGGATCCGAGCCGCTGTTCGATCGACTCCGCGGGTGTGTCGGAGGGGGTGCGCCGATCACCGCCGAGCTCGGCCAGCGGGTGCGGCAGACTCTCGCGGTGGCCGGAGTGGCCAACGCCTGGGGTTTGACCGAGTTCCCGGTGGCCACATCACCGCCTCCGGACGGCGACGCCTACACCCTCGACCACACCGTCGGCAGACCCGTACCGGGCGTCGCGGTACGGGTGGTCGATGATGCCGAGCGCGAGGTGGGTGTGGGTGATGAAGGGGAGTTGCGGCTGAAAGGTCCGCAGTGCTTCCTGGGCTATGTCGACGCTGAGCTGGACGCGGACGCTTTCGACGGTGACGGCTGGTTCCGCAGCGGTGATCGGGGGCGTATCGACATCCACGGCAACGTGATCGTGACCGGCCGGATCAAGGACACGATCATCCGCAATGCGGAGAACATCTCCACGCTGGAGGTCGAGGGAGTGCTTGCCACTCATCCCGCGGTGGCCGATGTCGCTGTGATCGGGGTGCCCGACCCGCGGACCGGGGAACGGGTCTGTGCTGTCGTCGTCGCACAGGCGGCCGGGCCGGTGACGCTGGACTCGCTGGTAGCGCACTGCCGGCAGCGCGGACTGAGCGCCCACAAGGCGCCCGAGCGTCTCGAACTGGTGGAAGCGCTACCGCGCAACCTCACCGGCAAGGTCCTCAAAACCGAACTGCGTGAGCGGTTCGGGCGATCAGCAGGAGATCCGGGTCCACGCAGGGAGAAAACATCATTCGAGACATCAGAGACCTCGTAGACGACCGGGTTGCCTACGCCGCCGAACTGCAGCGGCGCTGGGGTGGCCTATTGAGCTATCGCTACATCGGCCGAAATCATGGGTCGATGAACGTCGGCCCCTCCGACGACACCGTCGCCCTACGTTCCGATATGCGTGACGAAACCGGAGCGATTCTGTTGTGCGTCTTCGGCATCGCCTCGCCCGAGGGCGGTGTTGTCTCAGATCTGGAAGCAGTCCCCAACCCGGTGGTGCACTCGTGCCAGGTTCTGGACACCGCTGCGGGCGTGACCCGCTTCGAGGTGCGCACCGAAGACTTGAAACGCGGTCGCAGCATGGCCTACAGCCGATCGCTGATCGTCGATGCCGACGAACCGGCCCGCCTGCTGGCGGTCACCGAAGGCCAGGGAGTGATCATCGGTACCCCGCCTGACGGTCTGCAGAAGATGAAGGTGGAGCCGATCGAGGTGGTCGACTCGCCGGATCTGCCGCCCTTGTGGCAGGTGTTCGGCGGCAGCCAGGTCGATGCGTGCACCTGGGTTCTGCCCGAACTTTCGGTCGAGATCGCCTCGCCGGATGCCGCGTTGCATGTGGGTCCTCAGTTCGTGCTGACTGAGACCGCGGCCCGCAGCTGCGTCGCCGATTCGGTGCGAACCGATGCATTCTTCGGCGTCTCTTCGCACACCATGTTCCTCGCCAGGGCTAAGGTCGGTCCGTTCCGCTTCGTGGCCGAATCTCTTCCCGGAGTGGACGGCACTGTTGCGGCACGCACGCGGGTCTACGACGACGGTGCTGACGGAAAGCTGGTCACCGTGGCGACACACGTGTTCAGACGGGTCTGAGGGTATGACGGGCGTTTGCCGTCACTTATGAGGAGGCTGCCGTGGCAATAACTGTGGTTCACGCCGGGACAGGATTGACCGGCCGCGAAGCTCTTCGCGGCGTGCTCGATGACCCGGACCTGGACCTGATCGGGCTACTCGTGTCTGCTCGGGACAAGGTCGGCAGAGACGCGGGCAGCTTCTGCGGACGCGGTGACACCGGTGTCTTGGCGCACGCCGATTTCGACGCCGTCCTTCGCCAGCGGCCGGACTGCGTCACGTACTGCTCGACGGCTGTGGGTCGCGAAGAAGCGGCATATGACCAGATCGCTCGGCTGTTGCAGGCGGGCATCAACGTCGTGACCATCTCGACCATCCCGATGGTCTACCCGCCCGCAGCGCCGAGTCAGTGGCGCTCATTGCTCGAATCGGCTTGCAAGCAAGGCGGTTCGACGTTCTACGCATCGGGATGTGAACCGGGGATCATCAGCATGCATCTGCCGGTCGCGCTACTGGCGGGCGCCGGTCGGATCGACAGCTACAGAATGGATGAGTACGCGGTCGGGATGGACGAGGTTTACCCGATTTGGGATGTGCTGCACGAGTCCATGGGCTTCGGAAAGCCGGACGGACACGTGCCGGCACGTATCGCGTCGGGCAAGGTCCACCACGACTGGGAACCGGTGGTGCGTTATATCGCCGATGTGCTCGGCCTGCGACTGGATTCCGTGGACCTCGAATGGGAGACATTACTGGCCCCCGACGATCTGAAGACCGCACTCGGGACGATCGGCAAGGGGACCATCTGTGGTCACCGCTGGAAGTTGGCGGGCATGGTCGACGGCCGGCCGCTGGTCTCCATCCAGTACTTCGCGACCGTGTCGTCGACACCGTGGCCCGATTCGTGGCCCAAGCCCGAGGGTGGCGCGGGAATGGTGCACCGCATCGTCGGGCGTCCCAGTCTGCGATTGCAGGTGAGCTTCGAGGAAGGGCCGGACGAGGACGCGAATCCGTCTCTGGTCTTCACCGGGCAGGCAATCGTCAACGCGATTCCACATGTCGTCGAAAGCCCGCCCGGACTGCTGGAACCGGTCCTGGGACGATCGGTTGCCACGCGAGGGTCGCGGACGGCTGTCAGGACATGACTGCGGCCCGGTTATCCCGCCGGGGAAGCTGTCGGATCACTCGTGATCGCCGGGCAGCAGGTTGCGTTTGACCACCTTGCCGACCTCGTTGCGCGGAAGCTGATCGACGAACACGATGCGCGCGGGCACCCGGTAGGGGGTCAGTCGTGCGCGGCACCAGGCATCCAGATCCTGCACGGTCACTGTGTCGTCAAGACGAACCACGAACGCCCACGGCACCTCACCGACACGCTCGTCGGGGACGCCGACGACGGCGGCCTCCTGCACCCCCGCCGCGGACAGCAGAACATCCTCCACGGTGCCCGGGAACACCTTCAACCCGCCGCGGTTGATCATGTCCGACACTCTGCCGTCGAGCCAGAGGAATCCGTCGTCGTCGAACCAGCCGAGATCGCCGGTGCGAAACCAGCCGTCGGCGGTGAGCCGGTCCCAAAACGCCGGGTCGATTTTGCGGGCCTTCGTCGTCGGAGTGCGCACCAGCACTTCGTCATCGGCGATCATGACATCGATCCCCGGCAACGGGCGCCCGACGGACCCCAGTTTGGTCTCACCCCATTCGCGGGCGTCAGCGGCTGACCAGCCGACCACCTCGCCGCCGAGTTCGGTCTGACCGTAGGAGTTGAGCACCACGACCCCGAACTTGTCGCGGAAGGCCGCGGCGTGGATCGGAGACAACGGGGCGGTGACCGATCGCACGATCGTCAGTGGTGACAGGTCGGTCACCGTCGTCTCGTGCAGCACCATGGTCAACGCGGCCGGCGGCAGCACGGTGGAGCGCAACCGGTGTCGCTTGACCAGCATGGCGAAATCTCGTGGTGTGAAGCGCTCCATCAGCACCACACCGGAGCCTGCGCGGAACGCGAACAGCACCTGGTAGATACCCGCCCACAACGACAGCGACAGGGGTACCAGATTCGGCATCGGCGCCCGTTTGGCCCTGGGGGCGTTCGAATTTCCCCGAAGTTTGCTCAGCAGGCGGTCGATGAGATC
It encodes:
- a CDS encoding class I adenylate-forming enzyme family protein, yielding MSLAQLLDGLPPIAVHTVDHDVSREQLIGGAQLLGDLLTAAGLQTGQVVAAMLPNDAITVAALFGTWLAGGVYTPLNPRAADAELAEQLATLRPVAVVTTAESAHRFAACGLPVITDNGPAWQLSADGAGPNDPRQYDADVALLQFTSGTTGKPKPVPLRHATVLDLIDRLLSKLRGNSNAPRAKRAPMPNLVPLSLSLWAGIYQVLFAFRAGSGVVLMERFTPRDFAMLVKRHRLRSTVLPPAALTMVLHETTVTDLSPLTIVRSVTAPLSPIHAAAFRDKFGVVVLNSYGQTELGGEVVGWSAADAREWGETKLGSVGRPLPGIDVMIADDEVLVRTPTTKARKIDPAFWDRLTADGWFRTGDLGWFDDDGFLWLDGRVSDMINRGGLKVFPGTVEDVLLSAAGVQEAAVVGVPDERVGEVPWAFVVRLDDTVTVQDLDAWCRARLTPYRVPARIVFVDQLPRNEVGKVVKRNLLPGDHE
- a CDS encoding amidohydrolase family protein — its product is MTAQLDYGIFDCDTHCYETRDAFTRYLPTEFRDRAIAPVRGADGKESILAGHRIATFNSEAGLGFDLAYRPGSLKEMLKQMGSGNPDETYEPQPMQPEWLEREPRLRVMAEQNVERAVIFPAGMALAAEHYVDDTAALYANIRSFNRWFDETWGFNHQDKIYATALLSLRDLDSAIAETEAIIEQGVKLVLLPTGPAYGRSPGDPYFDPIYARLQEAGATLVFHIQPFWYFTAISPAWGHTADPAAWHMSAWQWMNVYGQRPIEDTLSALIFDNLFGRFPGLNVLVAEHGAEWVPQFLIHMDKSRGMGRNGPWIGGKLTERPSEIFRRHVGVVPYPEDDIPAIVDRLGYDECLLMGSDYPHAEGLAEPADFVKLLDPLDDAAKRRIMRDNADALLRRS
- a CDS encoding class I adenylate-forming enzyme family protein: MTTFWGLVETAASRHPDRVVLIDDYGRSLTNAQLRAAALGTAAALTQRGVSAETVVSWQLPTTLETMVVMVALARLGAVQNPVLPIWRSSELGFVTAQLGTEVLIIPGVWRGFDHRALAGELSRERNMSVVVIDHEMPLTAGLRLPAGDPAVLGPPPHSAECPRWVYYSSGTTAAPKGIRHCDRSVIAGAAGVIKMVGASSGDVNPIAFPISHIGGAAMLAAALLTGMRLVLFDVFDPTDTPRAMAAHGATLLGSATPFFAAFIAAQRANGSEPLFDRLRGCVGGGAPITAELGQRVRQTLAVAGVANAWGLTEFPVATSPPPDGDAYTLDHTVGRPVPGVAVRVVDDAEREVGVGDEGELRLKGPQCFLGYVDAELDADAFDGDGWFRSGDRGRIDIHGNVIVTGRIKDTIIRNAENISTLEVEGVLATHPAVADVAVIGVPDPRTGERVCAVVVAQAAGPVTLDSLVAHCRQRGLSAHKAPERLELVEALPRNLTGKVLKTELRERFGRSAGDPGPRREKTSFETSETS
- a CDS encoding acyl-CoA dehydrogenase family protein, whose amino-acid sequence is MPTDDELGVDLDFLRASARAFLAERGEKDSVEELARMDWTGLLVDEAHGGVGWRPVEAAVVAEEIGRAGDRSAWLGSVVAAAALATAPDAVRRRLLPGVLDGSVTAAVALRTAGAGAVRVARVDRSEILMLLADEGIELIDDLDALPRYDDADLLDVHRPVHRVDVSAASKRDIGTAGRSAALRGVARLLVSADSIGALAATFDRLVSYLNDRTAFGARIASFQAVQHRLVDLLVLQVKSRAIVMKAMRAVAVNDPRAAVLTAAAHAFVTANTTAAVDECMQLSGGIGFTWEYPLHHELRRVFGNAQLFGTARSSHRELGEVAGW
- a CDS encoding dihydrodipicolinate reductase — translated: MAITVVHAGTGLTGREALRGVLDDPDLDLIGLLVSARDKVGRDAGSFCGRGDTGVLAHADFDAVLRQRPDCVTYCSTAVGREEAAYDQIARLLQAGINVVTISTIPMVYPPAAPSQWRSLLESACKQGGSTFYASGCEPGIISMHLPVALLAGAGRIDSYRMDEYAVGMDEVYPIWDVLHESMGFGKPDGHVPARIASGKVHHDWEPVVRYIADVLGLRLDSVDLEWETLLAPDDLKTALGTIGKGTICGHRWKLAGMVDGRPLVSIQYFATVSSTPWPDSWPKPEGGAGMVHRIVGRPSLRLQVSFEEGPDEDANPSLVFTGQAIVNAIPHVVESPPGLLEPVLGRSVATRGSRTAVRT
- a CDS encoding acyl-CoA dehydrogenase family protein, with protein sequence MTTTAVRPSAESLAAFRSAVRKFIAQNAPDVRAREGHRAPVDAAQEALLRSWFAALFDAGFVGADWPVEYGGRADFHPLHDRIVSEEILRARAPRPVDQVNLAAHVLLHYGSPEQKQTLLPPIRSSEHVWCQLLSEPDAGSDIAAVRCRGAQQADGSWELHGQKTWITDGHWADMGLALVRTDPSSSRHHGLSVFAVPLTAAGVEVRPIRTVGDAIEVNEVFLNGVRLSADSVVGEPGQGWSIIMTGLDFERFGIGGNVILLELLIDDLIMLAKAGTVGGVPALQCADIRHRLSELAVEVEVAKAFIDDHVERMIVGADEVGDGSIAKLSFAETYHRVSAYGAELAAATELDPSSDSAAHGAKQRLRECWLWSRAYTISGGSSEIMRNILAKRRLMLPSR
- a CDS encoding cysteine hydrolase, whose protein sequence is MPRPSLRDLISPSTTALVTQECQGGVIGPQAGLPMLAREAEQEAIPNITKLLPAARAAGVAVVHCLIQRRTDGRGSNSNARLFAAGSSFGADLTPGSAGASLLPGLGPHESDLVLTRTHGLSPMTGTDLDSVLRNMGITTIVGVGVSVNVAITNFVMDAVNRSYQFVLPRDAVAGYPSEYAEAVIDNTLALLATVTCTEDVMTAWSEG
- a CDS encoding nuclear transport factor 2 family protein; protein product: MHQWELLVRESVRQTLADYTAATDRFDLHALAACFALEGVLEFTGADEPLVGPPAIEAGLAAAMSPRDAARRTPTFVRHHVSSIRFGLVNAGRAEVSSYFAVHTDIGLDHWGRYRDVLVPENGVWLFAQRRISVDAFAANSLMAV
- a CDS encoding acyl-CoA dehydrogenase family protein gives rise to the protein MTAAQDELRQAVRGFLAATSDSAAVRSLIDSDTGYDATAWHRMASELGLHGIAVPERFGGAGAGNAELAVVFEEMGAALLCAPFFATVALAIPAILGSADDDAIAEFVPPLADGSATATLVLNGRLGPWDESAIAVTARGDDRVGYTVYGDAPMVLDGHTADVVLVAADCEAGTSLFAVDGRAEGLFRRPLAGLDRTRRIGHLHFDGAPARPVGRPGAAGPGLALVADVATMLLAAEQLGGAARCLDTAVGYAKDRIQFGRPIGSFQAVKHRCADMLVLVEGARSAVAHAAALTDPDELAVAASVAKLTASETFTQVALDNMRVHGGLGFTWEHDAHLYVRRAKSSSLMFGDPDHHALRLGELVTTTPA
- a CDS encoding TIGR03619 family F420-dependent LLM class oxidoreductase, translating into MTISFSLELPTQRVDRTDEFITASAIADIARLAEAAGYAAVHVTDHPAPDAKWLDHGGHHALDPFVALSFAAAATTSLRLLTNVYIAGYRNPFLGAKSIHSLQVLSGGRLILGTAAGYLKPEFRALGVDFDQRGALLDEALDVLDQVLSGDDVAYVGTSFAARGVRLRPEATRPPVWIGGNSKPAVRRAINRGQGWAPFNTFGYATASRTAEISTVEELESAIAWARGYAAEVGRSAPLDICFSAGNMLDEDRSADERHDLIDRLAAAGVTWLTVAPSGDDRDEYVERAQTFAKEFVSA